In the Nitrospirota bacterium genome, TTAGACGGAGATACGCCTAATCCCAAAACCAGTAATGAAGCACTGTTTTTATTTCCCCTCCCTTGACGGGAGGGGATTAAGGGGAGGGTGATATAAACAGTTCTCCCTTATTACCGCTAAGACTTCATTTGTATTTTGTAAGACCTCATTATTCCAGAACCTTATAATCTTAAACCCAAATCGTTGAAGGTATGCCTCTCTTTCTATATCCTTATCCTTTTCTGCCGCATGCTGTCCGCCA is a window encoding:
- a CDS encoding DUF559 domain-containing protein; protein product: GGQHAAEKDKDIEREAYLQRFGFKIIRFWNNEVLQNTNEVLAVIRENCLYHPPLNPLPSREGK